The Pirellulales bacterium genome includes a region encoding these proteins:
- a CDS encoding DUF2924 domain-containing protein: protein MKLNVEKELAGLRQMTVKELQTRFADTFGEPTNAHNKTWLVKRIAWRLQALAEGDLSERARQRAKELARDADLRISAPKTTSSPCLTVGPTCYGATALRANTRLPMPGTIITRTYKGRQLQVKILPQGGFEFDGANYKSLSAVAKAITGQHCNGYHFFRLGKGKEVSHAANS, encoded by the coding sequence ATGAAGCTGAATGTCGAAAAAGAACTCGCTGGCTTGCGACAAATGACCGTCAAAGAGCTGCAAACGCGTTTCGCCGACACCTTTGGCGAACCAACCAACGCCCATAACAAGACGTGGCTGGTGAAACGAATCGCCTGGAGATTGCAAGCGCTGGCCGAAGGAGACTTATCCGAACGTGCCCGGCAGCGGGCGAAGGAGCTGGCACGCGACGCCGACCTGCGGATCTCAGCGCCAAAGACGACTTCATCGCCATGTCTTACCGTGGGACCGACCTGCTACGGCGCGACGGCCTTGCGGGCAAACACGCGTCTCCCAATGCCGGGCACGATAATCACCCGCACGTACAAAGGCCGACAGTTGCAAGTGAAAATTCTTCCGCAAGGCGGCTTTGAGTTCGACGGCGCTAACTACAAATCCCTCTCGGCCGTGGCCAAGGCGATTACGGGCCAGCATTGCAACGGCTACCATTTCTTCCGCCTGGGCAAAGGGAAGGAGGTGAGCCATGCGGCCAATTCGTAA
- a CDS encoding recombinase family protein: MRPIRNRHASVPQVRCAIYTRKSTEEGLDQEFNSLDAQRESGEAYIKSQTHAGWTCVPDQYDDGGFTGGNMDRPALQRLMADIEAGRVDCVVVYKVDRLSRSLLDFARMMEVFEKHGVSFVSVTQQFNTATSMGRLVLNVLLSFGGSSRTHWHGGAPSHRSAGGTHYIRPASDHRTASHVRPC, translated from the coding sequence ATGCGGCCAATTCGTAACCGTCATGCTTCCGTCCCTCAGGTCCGTTGCGCAATTTATACGCGCAAAAGCACCGAAGAAGGCCTCGACCAGGAATTTAATTCGCTCGACGCCCAGCGGGAATCGGGCGAAGCCTATATCAAAAGCCAAACACACGCTGGCTGGACGTGCGTCCCGGATCAATACGACGACGGTGGATTCACCGGCGGCAATATGGATCGCCCCGCATTACAGCGGTTGATGGCGGATATTGAAGCAGGCCGAGTCGACTGCGTCGTAGTTTACAAAGTCGACCGCCTCAGTCGCAGCCTGCTCGATTTTGCCCGGATGATGGAGGTCTTCGAGAAGCACGGCGTTTCGTTTGTCAGCGTGACGCAGCAGTTTAACACCGCCACGTCGATGGGGCGGCTCGTGCTCAATGTGTTGCTCTCGTTTGGCGGATCTTCAAGAACGCATTGGCATGGCGGAGCGCCGAGCCACCGAAGTGCAGGAGGAACTCATTACATTCGGCCGGCGTCTGATCACCGAACAGCAAGTCATGTGCGCCCTTGCTGA